DNA from Mesorhizobium loti R88b:
ATACCGTGTTCGGCGATCCATTTGTCGATTTCGGTCTTGATCCGGGCTGCGGTCGCGTCGGCATTGTCGAGATTGGCGGCCAGATTGTTCTCGAAACCGATCTTGGCCCCGCTGATGTCCTTCAGGCGGCCATGAAGCGCCATGCCTTCGCAAGCGAACCGCCTGAGATCGATCTCGCGACCGCCGTCGCGGCCGGTCATGTAGTGATTGGCCTTGCGCCGCACGCCTTCCTTTTGCGGATGGTCGTCGACAGTGAGCGCATAGTGTCCCATGTCCACCAGCCAGGACGTGACGTCGCGGCCACGATAGTTGCGCGGCGCGCGCGGCGCGCTACCGACCGCCAGATGCACCTTCTTGCCTTCGAGATGCAGATCCTCGGCGATCTGGCAGCCGGATTGGCCAGTGCCGATGACCAGCACCGCGCCGTCGCCGGTCTGACGCGCATTGCGGTAGGTCGAGGAATGGAGCTGCAGAATGTCCGCCGGCAGCTGTCCGCCCGAGCGCGGAATCTTGGGCCTGTGATAGCCGCCGGTGGCGATGATGACGAAATCGGCGGTGCAGGACCCTTCATCGGTCTCGATCGCATAGGCAGAGCCCTGGCGTTTGACCGAGCGGACGCCACATTGCTCGCGCAACGGCGGATCGAAGCGGGCGCGATAGGCCTGGATATAGGCGATGATCTCGTCGCGCAGCATGAAACCGTCCGGGTCTCTACCGCCAAATTCGCGGTCATAGGAAAAACCCGGCAGCGTGCATTGCCAGTTGGGCGTCACCAGGCAGAACGCGTCCCAACGCTGGTTCAGCCAATTGGTCGCAACCCTGTCCTTCTCGAACACGACATGATCGATGCCGCGTTGTTTCAGACACCAGCTTGCCGAAAGCCCGGCCTGGCTGCCGCCAACCACGACCACGGTATGATGTTCGATCGCCACGAAAGTCCCTTTCCGCTCGCCATCAATCCATCGACAGGATTTCGACCGCGCCCGATGGCTGAAGCGCGGCCTTTGACTGCAGTGCCTTGAGCTGGGCTACGGCGCGCGAGCATGGCGCGCCGTAGCGAGCCTCGACGCGACGGCTCGCCGCCAACAACGCCGCTTCGCTGACCGCGAGGAAATTTGCCAGTGGGTGGACGTCGCCGGTGGCGAGATGTTCCCGAACCACGGTAGAGGGCGAGTAGCAGAGGTCCTCGCTGCCGTCCGGCCAACGTATCCTGAAGCGGACCTCAGGCATGTTTGGCCTCTTTGGTCGGCGCCTCGGGCGCACAGCCGATCAGTGGCTCGGCATGGATATCCCGCACGACGGCGCGTCCCGAAGATGAGCGGATCGAAACGGCACCGGACCCATCGATGCTGCCGATAACGGCGGCGGCGATGTCGCGGGCAGCGAAGGCCGAGCAGATTTCCGCGGCGGCCGGGGGCCTGGCGGCCAGCAGATAGCCGAAGCTCGGGAAGGTCGTCAGCCAGCGCTCGATATCGGCGCCGGCCGGCATCGGCAGTGCCTCGATATCTATGTCAATGCCGACGCCTGAACATTCGGCCAGCATTGCCGCGGTGCCGATGATGCCGCCCTGGCTGATGTCCTTGGCGCAGACCGAAAGGCCGCGCTCCGCCAGCATCGGCAACAAGTCGAGATCGGCGCGCAGGCGTTCGGGCGGCGCTGTGCTTGCTGCGTCGAAAAACGGATAGGGGTCGTGGTATTTGCCACGCAGGTCGATGGCCGCGATCAGCACGTCGCCGGGCGACGCATCGAAACTGGTCAGCAGCGCCCTGGCGTGGCCGAGCACGGCGACCGACAGCTGCCTGCCGGCTGCACGCAAATTCGTGTGGCCGCCGACGATCGGCACGCCATAGGCGGCCGAGGCGGCGCGCATTCCGGCCAGAATCTCCGCCGCTTCGGCAACGCCGGGTGCCCACAATGCGTTGACCACCGCGAGCGGTCTGCCGCCCATAGCGGCGACATCCGACAAATTGACCATCACCGCCGACCAGCCGGCGAACCAAGGCATCGCCTCGACGAAGCTGGCAATCATCCCTTCGCAAGCGAACAGGCTCCAGCCGTCGCCGCAGGGTATTGCCGCCGTATCATCGCCAACGGCAATCGCCGAGGCGCCGCCGATGCCGAGTGCCTCGACCGCATGCGCGATGTCGGTCTTGCCGGTCACGCCCGGACTTCGCGCCAGCCTCTCAGCCAACGCAGCGATGTCGGCGCCCGCGCTCATGCGATCTCGGCCGTGCGGGTGACAAAGCCGGCCGCGCCGTCTGCTATCGGCGGATAGAAGGAAAGATCGGCTTGCATGTGATGATGCGGATGACCGTGAAAACTGGTCTCGCCAAGCGATATCCAGTGCAGTCGCTGGAACAAGAGAACGTTGCGGCTCTGCACATTGGCCAGAAACCGCGTCGCACCTTGGGCATGGGCCGAGGAGACGGCGAGCCGGATGAGCGATGTGCCAAGTCCCGCCTGGCGGCGGTAGGCCTTGCACACCGCCAGCCGCGACCCCCACCATTCGCCCGGCGCGTCACCGGTGTGGATACGCACGGTACCGACCACCTCGTCGTCCCAGCCGCATTGGTCGGAGAGCGCGACGATTGTCACCGCGCGATCGTCGATGGCGTCGCGGTCGTCGCCGTCGAAAATGCCTTGTTCGTCGCAGAACACCGCGCGGCGCAAGCGGGCAGCCCCTTCGCACTCCCATGGCCAGATGGCAAATTTCACCCGGTGCTGCGGCGAAATGTAGGGCTGGACCGGTTCGAACATCATGGCTTCAGCTCCTCATAGGCGGAAAGGGCAGAACAGGCGCCACAGCGGCCGCAGCCGGCCTTGATGGTGTCGCGCGTCATGCCGGCGGCCGCCAGCATCGCGCCGAGCGGCTTCAGCACGCCGTGCATGAAGTCGGAGGACGGTGCCTTGTGATCCTCGAGCGGGGTGCCGGAAATGGGCACGAAGGGTACGACGAATGGATAGACGCCGAGCGCAATCAGCCTCTCGCACATCGACAGGATGGCTTGGCCGGTATCGCCGAGGCCGGCCAGGATGTAGGTCGACACCTGGCCGCGGCCAAACACCGGCACCGCCGCCGCGAACGCCTCCATATAGCGCGCCACCGGTACTTCCGCCTTGCCGGGCATAATGCGGGCACGCACCTCCGGTGTCACCGCTTCGAGATGCATGCCGAGCGCGTCGATACCGGCCTCGCGCATGCGGACGAACCAGGCGTCGTCATCTGGCGGCTCGCATTGCCCCTGCAGCGGCAGGTCGACGGCCGCCTTGATGGCGCGTGCGCTTTCAGCCAGCACGGCGGCGCCACGATCGGTCTTGTTCGGGGTGCCGGTGGTCATCACCATATGCTTGACGCCGTCAAGATCGACCGCGGCCCTGGCGACTTCGGCGAGTTGCGCCGGGCTTTTGTGGGCGATGGTGCGACCGGCGGCGAGCGACTGGCCGATGGCGCAGAACTGACAGGTCTTCTTGCGGCTTTCATAACGGATGCAGGTTTGCAGGACCGTTGTCGCCAGCACGTCCTTGGCGTGCAGGACGGCGATCTGCGAATAGGGAATGCCGTCCGCCGTCGACAGCGCGTAGAAGCGTGGCTGGCCGGGGAAGCCAACCTTGCCGACGGCAAGACCATCGCGCTCGATGACACTCTCGCCGCCGGCGTCGGGCTTCAGCGCCGTATAGGGAGAGATGAAGGCAGCGGCCGTATGCACCGGCGCCATGATCGGCCTGCCGTTGACGAGCAGTGCCTTGTGGTCGGACGGACCGGCGCCACCCCGGCGGCTCGGCGCGCCGGCGCTGGGATCAACCAGCCTTAGCCCGAAGGACTGGATCTCGTTGATCAGCATCTCCGGGCTCATCGCCGCTGTCTCGATCTTCATCTCGCAGGCTCCTTGTGGAAAGAGGCGGCCACCCGGAAGCGACCGGTTTCGGACGGGTGTCGATGGTCAGGCTGAGTAGTTCGGGACGCGCATAGTGCCCAACCGAATCCATCATGCGCTTGCGCTTGGTGACCAGCGCCATGTCCATGTCGGCGACGAGCAGTCCTTCGCCCTCGGTCAAAGGCGGCACCAGATGTGCGCCCTCGGGCGTGATGATGGCCGTGTAGCAGCCTCCCGACAGCGCCTTGATCATGGTGCCGTCGGGATTGATGGCGGCCTTCTGGGCATCGGTCAGCCAGCCGGTGGCGTTGATGACGAAACTGGCCGCTTCGGCAGCATGGTGGCGGATCGCCGCCTCGATCTGATCGGCGAAAATCGGCCCGACCATCGAGCCTGGAAACTGCGCGACATGGATTTCCTCATGCTGGGCCATCAGCGCGAAGCGGGCGAGCGGATTGTAGTGCTCCCAGCAGGCCAGCGCGCCGACTCGGCCAACCCTGGTGTCGACAACCTTCAGTCCCGAGGCATCGCCCTGCCCCCAGACCATGCGCTCGTGATAGGTCGGTGTGATCTTGCGCCGCTTCAGCGCCAGCGTGCCGTCAGCATCGAAGACGAGCTGAGTGTTGTAGAGCGTGCCGTGGTCGCGCTCGTTGACGCCGACGACCACGACGATGCCATGGCCGCGGGCGGCAGCGGCAAGGTTCTCCGTCTCCACGCTAGGCACCAAGACGGCCTCGTCGTAAAGCGCCAGATGCTTGGCGCCGATCTTCACCGGCGGATCGATGAAGGAGAAATAGGGGTAGTAGGGCACGAAGGTTTCCGGGAACACGACGATCCCCGCGCCCTTGCCGGCGGCGTCGGAGATGGTGTCGAGGACCTTCTCCAACGTTCCGCCGGGCCGGTCGAGGACCGGCGAGATCTGTGCGGCGGCGGCACGCACGCTCCTCTTGTCGGGCCTCCTGTCGGACATCGCGATCGTCCTATACGGTCCAGGTGTCGAGGATGAACGCGTTGTCCCTGCGATGCAGCAGGATCAGGTCGAGCACATCCAGCGGCGAGATCGGCACGATGCCTTCCTGCAGCGATGGCTCGCCGTGGCCGTAGAGCGCCTGCAGGGCGAACCGGCAGGCATAGACCTTGCCGCCCTCAGCCATGAAGTTCTTGAGCTGGTTGTTGAAATTCTGGGCGCCCGGAAAGGCCTCGTCCCCGAGCTTCGGGAACCCACGGATGACGCCCAGCGTCACGCCCGGCCCATAAAGCAGTATCGTCGTCTCGAAGCCCTTGCGGATCAGCCGCTTGCCCTGCAGCAGATTGACCAGGCCGATCGAGCCCTCGAAGGCGACGGTATGGAAGGTGATGAGCGCCTTGCCGCCCGGTTCGGCCTTCACATCCTCGAAGACCTTCTCCTCATAGTCGACGAGAAAATCACCGATCTCGTGTTTCTTCATCGCAACGGCTGGCATGCATCTCTCCTGGTTGCTCTCGCCCGACCGGCCCCTTGCCGTCGGATGGTTCGAAAGATGACGCCCGCGGTGCGCAAGCCCAGAGCTTTCAAGGACTTGCGTTGCAATCGCCGTGCCAGTTTGTGCACTGCAAACAATGCATACACTTGCAAAAATGAATGCATCCAATGATGCAATCGCTTTCGCAATCATGCTGGTTTCAGTCGTTTTGATTGCCTAGCAAGGCGCCCGAGCGCCAGGTATCTTCGCCTAATCTTTAGGCAAAGAATTCTGTTGCTCAAAAATAGCCCGACCCCTAGTCTTTGCATGCTGCACCTGCGAACCGCGACAGCGCACCTGCGAGAAGCCAGTGACGATGACGGACGATTGGCGACCGGACATCTCCGACCCGCACAGGCCGGCCTACCTCGCGCTTGCCGAGGCCATAGCGCGCGACCTGACGACGGGGCGGCTGAAGCCGGGTGACCGGTTGCCTAGCCAGCGAACGCTCGCGGCGGCCCTTGGCCTGAACTTCACGACCGTCTCCCGTGGCTATCGCGAGGCCCATCGCAGGGGGCTGATCGAGGCCAGGGTCGGCTCCGGCAGCCATGTCGCCAGACAGCCGGACAGCACGTCCGTCAGCCTCCGTCGCCGCGACCTCTCCGACCGGACCATGAACCAGGCGCCGGAGCTGGACGATCCAACCCTGCTGCGGCGCATGCGTGCAATCTGGGAGGAAACCAGCGAGGATCTCGGCGCGTTGCTGCGTTACCAGTCGCCGGGCGGCTCGGCCGAGGACAAGGCGGCGGCATTGCGCTGGCTGTCACGCCGCGGCATCGAGGCGACTTCCGAAAAAATCATCATCTCGCCCGGCACGCACGCGGTCATGCTTGCCATCCTGCGCTCTATCGCCAGGCCCGGCGACACGATCTGCTCGGAGGACATCACCTACCCCGGCATCATTGCGATCTGCGACCATCTCGGGCTGAAGCTGGTCGGCCTTCCGTCGGATGCGCTCGGCCTCGATCCGCAGGCGCTCGCCGATCGCGCATTGGCCGGACCGGTGCGGGCACTTTATCTCAATCCAACGATCCGTAACCCGACCACCCACACCATCGTGGCCAAACGCCGGGCCGAATTGGTGGAAGTGGCGCGGCGCTTCGGCATCGAGATCCTCGAGGACGACGCCTACGGGCTGTTCCCCACCGACGCGCCGCCGCCGCTGGTGATGCTGGCGCCTGAACTGACCTATCACATCGTCGGCCTGTCGAAGTGCCTCGCCGCCGGCCTGCGCGTCGCCTATGCCGTGATGCCGTCCGGCAAAAGCGCCGAGACGATCGGCGCGCAGCTCAAGACCGAGATCGTCATGGCCTCGCCGCTGACGACGACACTGGCGACGCGATGGATTGAAACCGGCGTCGCCGACGAGATCCTGCAGCAGCTGCGCCTGGAGTCACGGCTGCGCCAGAAGATCGCGGCGGAAATGCTGCCCATGCACACCATGACCGCCGATCCCGAAGGCTTTCATATCTGGATCACGCCGCCAAAACCTTGGACGCGGCAGCGCATCGTCGACTGGATGCGCGGCCATGCGCTGGGGGCCGTGGCGAGCGACGCCTTCGTGGTCGGGCGAACGCCACCGGAGGCACTGCGGCTCTGCCTTGGCGGGGCGGCGACCCGCGCCGACATGCAGCGGGCGCTGGCGTTCATGATCGACGCCTTCAACAATCCGCCGAGCTTCCCCCATTAGCGTTTTCAGCCCGAATTGCGGAAAACAAATGGTTGGCAGTTCAACCTTCTATCAGGAACTGAACGGCTCCGGGTCGGCGGACCGGATCGCTCACCCGGCCACGCGCTTCCCGCGTTTTGCCTTGGCGCCCCGCGCCTCCACCACCTTTTCCACCTGCCGCTTCAGCTCGTCCTTGATATCCGCCGTGTCATTCATCAAGGCGTCGATCTTAAGGAAATCGAGCACGCGGTATTTTGAGACTGCCGGGCGGACCAGGATATGGGGCTGACCTTGCTTCAGCTTGTTGGCGATGATCGACTGCATCATCAGCTGGGTGGCGCCGAACATCAGGTCGACGGAGGTCGGCTGCTTGCGGTCGGCTTCCTCAGGCGCGCCGACCACGTCGACGCCGATGATGATGTCGGCGTCGTGCTCGATCAGGTCGAACGGCACGGGGTTGTATATGCCGCCGTCGATCAGCAGCCTGCCGTCGCGCATCACCGGGCGGAACACGGCAGGAATGGCGGCCGAGGCCGCAAGTGCCGAGTGCAGGTCACCTTCGTCGAACACGGCGAGCTTGTGGCCGAAATAGTCGGTCGCCGTCACCTTCAGTGGGATTTTCAGCTCGGCGAAGGTTTCGGGGATGGCCTCGGGCAGAAACGCCTTGAGGATGCGCTCGACATTGAACTGGCTGACCCGGATGCCGTTCTGCATGGCTTCCGCGATCGTGCCCGGGCGCGCGCGCCACATGCGGCTCGCCACCTCGGCGCGGCGGCCGAGGATCGAGCGGGCATAGTCGTGGATGTCCTTGCCGGTCATGCCGGCGGCCATGCCGGCGCCCATGATGGCGCCGATCGACGAGCCGGCGATCGCCACCGGCTTGATGCCGAGTTCGTCCAGCGCCTCGATGACATGGATATGCGCCAGCCCGCGCGCGCCGCCGCCGCCGAAGGCTATGCCAAAGGTCGGGCTCATCCCTTGCCGGCCCCGGCCAGCGGCGGCCCGACCACCATGATGGTCGGCTCGGCCGTCAGCAGCTTTTTCGCCGCCGCCTTGACCTGGTCGAGCGTCACCGCGTTGATGTAGCCGGCGCGTCGCTGCATATAGTCGATGCCGAGATCGTCGAGCTGCAATTCGACGAGCGTCGCGGCGATGGAACTCGACGAGTCCAGATTGTTGATGGCATAGGCGCCGACCATGTATTTCTTGGTCGCCGCCAACTCGGCTTCGGTCGGGCCGTTCTCGGCCATTTCTTTGACGACATCGCGCACGATGCCGAGCGTCTCGGCCACGCGGTCCGAGCGCGTGCCGGTGGTGACGATAAGCGCGTTGGCATGGTCCTGGTTGACCAGCGAGGAGTTGACGCCATAGGCCAGCCCTCGCTTTTCGCGCACTTCCTGGTACAGGCGCGAGGTGAAGGTGCCGCCGCCAAGGATCTCGTTCATCAGCACAGCGGGGAAGAAATCCGCCGACTTGCGCTTCACGCCCGGCCAGGCGAGCTGCAGCGAGGTCTGCGGCAGGTCGTAATTGACTTCCAGATGCTGCGCCAGCTTGGGCTCGACATCGGCGACGGGGGTGAGCGCCTGGCTTTGCGGCAGGTCGCCGAACACCATGTCCAACTTCTTCTTCAGCGTCTCGGCATCGATGGCGCCGACCACTGCGACATGCAGGCCGCTGCGCGCGAACACCGCCTTGTGCAGGGCCTTGAGATCGTCCTGCGTGATGGCGGCGATGCTCTGCCTGGTGCCTTGGTCCGAGCGCGAATAGGGGTGGTCGCCATAGATGGCGCGCGCCCATTTGTTCTGCGCGATCGTGTCAGGATCATTCTCGTTGGCGATGATGCCGGACAGGATCTGGGAGCGGATGCGGTCGATCGGCGCCTGGTCGAAGCGCGGCTCGTCTACCGCCAGCCGCAGCAGGTCGAAGGCCTCGTCGCGCTGGTCGGCCAGCATGCGCATCGAGCCATAGATGCCGTCACGGGTCTCGTCGAAGCTCATCTCGGCACCGGCATCGTCGAGCCTGATCTGGAAAGCTTCCGAATCGAGTGACCCGGCGCCCTCGTCGAACAGGCCGGTCATCAGATTGGCGAGGCCTTCCTTGCCCGGCGGATCCTGCGTCGAGCCGCCGCCGAAGACGAAGCGGACGGCGACGACCGGCACGGAATAGTCCTCCACCAGCCAGGCCGTGATGCCTTTTGGCGAGGTGACCTGCTGGATGTCCATGGCGCGGGCGGCAAGTGCGGGCAGGATCAGGAAGAGGATGGAGAGGACAAGGGTTGCCAGTGCGGCGCGCGTTCTTCCTTCTCCCCTTGCGGGAGAAGACAAGGCATGGCGGTGCAGGTTCATCGTCAATTCCCCGCCTGTTGCTGCGGCAAAAGATAGCCTGATGTCGAGCGGGCGAGCACCAGATAGCGCGCGGCGACGGCCTTGACCTCGTCGGCCGTTACCTTGCGGATGCGATCCGGCCATTGCTGGACATCCCTTACATTGCCGCCGGTGGCCAGTGTCGAGCCATAGATCTCGGCCATGGAATCCTGCTTGTCGCGGGCAAAGATCATCGACCTGACATAACGGTCCTTGGCCTTTTCGAGTTCCTCCGGTGTAACGCCGCCACTGGCGATGCGCGCCACCTCGGCATCGACCGCGGCTTCGACGTCGGCCAGCTTGGCGTCGCCGCGCGGCGCGCCATAGACGGTGAAATTGGTGTCGTCGAGCATGGTGCCCTGGAAATAGGCCCCGGCGCTGGAAGCGATGCCTTGCTGGACGACCAGTGCCTGGTAGAGCCGGCTGCGGTTGCCGCCGCCGAGGATCTCGGCCAAGAGGTCGAGCGCCTCCGCCTCACCCGGCTTGCCCGAATGATAGGACGGCACCACCCACTGCGTCGAGAAACTGGGAACGCTGACGCGGGCGTCGGAGAGCGTGACGGTGCGTTTGGTGTTCTGCTCCGGCTCGACCGGGCGGATACGCGGCGGCAGGTCAGGCCCGCGCGCCACCTTGCCATAGGTTTTCTCGGCCAACGCCTTCACCGCATCCGGTTCGACATCGCCGGCGACGATCAGCACCGCGTTGTTGGGCCGGTAGTACTTGTCATAGAAAGCGGTGGCGTCGATGCGGTTCAACTGCTCCATCTCCTGCATCCAGCCGATGACCGGAATGCGATAGGGCTGGTTCTGCCACAGCGTCGCGTCGACTTCCTCGTCGAGCACGGCCTGCGGATTGTTGTCGATGCGCGAGCGGCGCTCCTCCAGGATGACATCGCGCTCGGTCTTGATGACGTCATCGGTGAGGATGAGGTTACGCATGCGGTCGGCTTCGAAACTCATCATCAGTTCGAGCGACGACGGCGCCACCGTCTCGTGGAAGGCGGTATAGTCGTAGGATGTGAACGCGTTGTTGGAGCCGCCAATGTCGGAGACGGCGCGGTCGAACTCGCCGGCGGCGTGATTGGTCGTCGCCTTGAACATCAGATGCTCGAAGAAATGGGCTATGCCGGATTTGCCGGGCGGCTCGTCGGCGCTGCCGATCTTGTACCACACCATATGGGTGACGATCGGCGCGCGATGATCGGGAATGACGACCACCTCCATGCCGTTGCCGAGCAGGAAATCCGTCACCTTGAACTCGGCTGGCTTCGTGTTGGGCTGCGTGGAGCTATCGGCCAGCACCGGGCCGGTCACGACGAAAGCCAGTGAGATCGCGAGCAGCGTTGTGCGCAGCCATTCAGCCTGAAATGTCATCAATGGCTCCGGTTCTCTAGAGTGGTTCATCGTTTCATGGAAACGCCGAACCGCTCTATCTCTTTGTTTTCACACAATTCCAGACGGAAAACCGTTTCCCACTTTTCCTGGAATTGCTTCGGGCAGGACGATAGGCAAGGTGCTGGCGACAAGCAAAGTGAATTGTTGGTCATGTTGCCGGCAAAGGCGGCGGCAAAGAGGCCGCCGCTGCAGGGCCGCCGTATCAGGCGGCCTCGATGAAGCGAATGACGGTCTCGCCGTAGTTGCGCTCATCCAGCACGGAAAAGCCCGGGCCTGGCTCGAAGGGCGCCACGGCCGCCTCCTCGACCACGCACAGTGCGCCAGGGCGCAGCCAGCCGCCGGCCCTGGCCGACTGCAAGGCGCGCTCGCCGAGCCCCTTGCCATAGGGCGGGTCGGCGAAGACGAGACCGAACGGCGCCAGCGTGCCCGCCTCGCCGAGACCCGTGGCATCGCGGCGGAAGATCTTGGTGCGTCCGGTCAGGCCGAAGGCCTCGACATTGTCGCGGATCAGGCCGCGGCCTTCGGCCGATTCCTCGATGAAGACGCCATAAGAGGCGCCGCGCGACAGCGCCTCCAGGCCAAGCGCCCCTGTCCCGGCGAACAGGTCGAGCACGCGCGCGCCGTCCAGCTGTTCGGCAAAGCGATGCGCCAGCACGTTGAAGACGGCCTCGCGGGTGCGATCGGTCGTCGGGCGGATGGCGCTGCTGCGGGGCGTCGCCAGCGGACGCCCACGAAACTCACCACCGACGATCCTCATCTTGTCCGGGGACCCTTGGGGCCGCCGCGCGGACCACCGCCACCGGCACCGCCAGGGCGCTCGCCACGCGGCTTGCCGAACGGCTTTGCACCACCCGGTTTGCCGTCGGGCTTGCCATAGGATGGCTTGAACGAGGCCTTGCGAGCCCTGGCTTCGGCCGCCTTGGCCGCGTCGGCTTCCGCCCTGCCCTTGCCGATCGGCCGGGCGCCAGGCGCCATCCAGACATTGGCCTTGCGCTGGCCCGGCGGCTCGATCGGCCGCTGCTCGCGTTCGGGTTTCTTGCCGCCGCCACGGGGTTTGTCACCGAAGCCGCCGCGTGGCTTGTCGCCAAAACCACCGCGTGGCTTGTCGCCAAAGCCGCCACGTTCGGGCCTCGGACCACGCTCGCCAAAGCTCTTCTCCGGCCTCTCGCTCCTGTCGGGACTTGTCGACAGTTTGCCGAGCGCCTCGTCGCGGCTGCCTTCGCGGCGCTTGCGGTTCTTGATCAACCCGCCCTCGCCGATCGGGCGGCGCTCACCGTCACGGACGAATTTCGGCCGTTCGGGTTCCGGCTCGCGAACTTCCGTGCGCCGCACCGGCTTGTTGGAAAACGGCTTGGTGATCTCGGCGTCGAAATTGGCGCCGGATTCTTCGACCAGACGCTCACCAAGCTGGTCTCGCAGCACCCTGCCGTTGATCTCCTGAACATGGCCCTCGGCAAGATCGTCGAGTTGGAATGGCCCGTAGGAGATGCGGATCAGCCGCGTCACGTCGAGGCCGAGCGCGCCAAGGATGTTCCTGACCTCGCGGTTCTTGCCTTCGCGCAAACCAAGCGTCAGCCAGGCGTTGGTGCCTTGCTCACGGTCGAGCGTCGCTTCAATGGCGCCGTAAAAGACGCCGTCGACGGCAATACCTTCGCGCAGGCCGACAAGCGCACTTTCCTCGACCTTGCCGTGCACGCGCACGCGGTAGCGACGCAGCCAGCCGGTAGCCGGCAGTTCGAGCACGCGCGACAGGCCGCCATCATTGGTCAGCAGCAGCAGGCCTTCGGTGTTGATGTCGAGCCGGCCGATGGTCATCAGCCGCGGCAGTTCGGCCGGCAGCACGTCAAAGACGGTCTTGCGGCCTTCGGGATCGCGATTGGTGGTGACGACGCCGGCCGGCTTGTGGAACAGGAACAGGCGGGTGCGCTCGATCGGCGGGATTTCCATGCCGTCAAGATGGATGATGTCATTTGGCATGACGTTGAAGGCCGGTGAAGTCAAAGCGCGGCCGTTGACCTTGACGCGGCCGGCGGCGATCAATTCCTCGGCGTCGCGGCGCGAGGCGAGACCGGCGCGCGCCAGCCGCTTGGCGATCCGCTCACCGGCTTCTTCCGCAGCCTCGGCTGGACGCGGGCGCGGCTTGAAAGCGCCGCCCGATGCGCCTTGAGGCCGATCGCTGAAATCACGCTTGGGTCTGTCGCTGCCGAAGTCGCGCTTGGGACGGTCGGCGAAGTCACGTTTCGGACGATCGCCGAAATCACGCTTAGGACGGTCAAAGCGCGTCTCGCCGCCTTCGGCCGCAGCTGCAGCCGGACGATCACCGCGTGGTGCATAGGGTTTGCGTGGCCCTTCGCGCTTTTCATAGGGCTTGCGCTCGCCTTCCGCCGCCATCGGACGGTCGCCCCGCGGTGCATAAGGCTTGCGCGGCCCTTCGCGCTTCTCATACGGCT
Protein-coding regions in this window:
- a CDS encoding pseudouridine synthase, yielding MDDNDKKSPRQKGPGKKPAAPRGERGGKPSFGAKKPYAPRGDRPKAAEGERKPYEKREGPRKPYAPRGDRPVAAEGERKPYEKREGPRKPYAPRGDRPMAAEGERKPYEKREGPRKPYAPRGDRPVAAEGERKPYEKREGPRKPYAPRGDRPMAAEGERKPYEKREGPRKPYAPRGDRPAAAAAEGGETRFDRPKRDFGDRPKRDFADRPKRDFGSDRPKRDFSDRPQGASGGAFKPRPRPAEAAEEAGERIAKRLARAGLASRRDAEELIAAGRVKVNGRALTSPAFNVMPNDIIHLDGMEIPPIERTRLFLFHKPAGVVTTNRDPEGRKTVFDVLPAELPRLMTIGRLDINTEGLLLLTNDGGLSRVLELPATGWLRRYRVRVHGKVEESALVGLREGIAVDGVFYGAIEATLDREQGTNAWLTLGLREGKNREVRNILGALGLDVTRLIRISYGPFQLDDLAEGHVQEINGRVLRDQLGERLVEESGANFDAEITKPFSNKPVRRTEVREPEPERPKFVRDGERRPIGEGGLIKNRKRREGSRDEALGKLSTSPDRSERPEKSFGERGPRPERGGFGDKPRGGFGDKPRGGFGDKPRGGGKKPEREQRPIEPPGQRKANVWMAPGARPIGKGRAEADAAKAAEARARKASFKPSYGKPDGKPGGAKPFGKPRGERPGGAGGGGPRGGPKGPRTR